From a single Actinomyces viscosus genomic region:
- a CDS encoding class I SAM-dependent methyltransferase, with protein MSEHYFTASPAVEAEERTHRFTIRGVEHTVVTASGVFSADRLDKGTQVLLDHVPDPPQTGTFLDLGCGWGPIALALAGAAPGATVLAADVNERSLALTARNADAAGLGNVRVRPAEELLAWLRETSTSVDLIWSNPPVRIGKEALHDLLLTWLALLSDDGEAWLVVLKNLGADSLAAWLTGQGWDVSRQASSKGFRVLRVRRSPNGPADG; from the coding sequence GTGAGCGAGCACTACTTCACCGCCTCCCCCGCCGTCGAGGCCGAGGAGCGCACCCACCGCTTCACGATCCGCGGCGTGGAGCACACGGTGGTCACGGCCTCCGGCGTCTTCAGCGCTGACCGTCTCGACAAGGGCACCCAGGTCCTTCTCGACCACGTCCCCGATCCTCCGCAGACGGGTACCTTCCTGGACCTGGGCTGCGGCTGGGGGCCGATCGCGCTGGCCCTGGCCGGCGCCGCCCCCGGGGCCACGGTCCTGGCGGCCGATGTCAACGAGCGCTCACTGGCCCTGACCGCCCGCAACGCCGACGCCGCGGGCCTGGGCAACGTGCGCGTCCGCCCGGCCGAGGAGCTGCTCGCCTGGCTGCGCGAGACCTCGACGTCGGTGGACCTCATCTGGTCCAACCCGCCGGTGCGCATCGGCAAGGAGGCCCTGCATGACCTCCTGCTGACCTGGCTGGCGCTGCTGTCCGACGACGGCGAGGCCTGGTTGGTGGTGCTCAAGAACCTGGGGGCGGACTCGCTGGCGGCGTGGCTGACCGGCCAGGGCTGGGACGTGAGCCGACAGGCGTCCTCGAAGGGCTTCCGGGTCCTGCGGGTGCGCCGCTCACCGAACGGGCCGGCTGACGGCTGA
- a CDS encoding MFS transporter, whose translation MPPSRPSAPTEPAAPDHRRLLPTLLIPAFVTLLAVSSVNVILPAVSQDLRAGTAGLQLVVSGYALVFGVVLVPAGRAGDVMGRGRIFVIGMILFGIGSLASGLAPDVVTLNLARVVMGVGSGLLNPQVAGMIQQFYSGEARGRAFGLFGAVIGVSVAVGPVLSGGLIGWLGGDWGWRASFLINVPLVLLGIWAARRYLPGSAWRRQDAEGRKDRADHGDGAEAPRRSGVDLDPVGMVLLAAGTLLVMIPFMEASAGAWVWGLEAAGIGVIAAWVAWERRYRDRGGAPMVDLSLLAIPSFAYGSLAIAVYFLGYTSVWIIVAQYVQAGLGSTALASGLIGVPAALAGSVAAAVAGRRVIRVGRVMVLGGMVLGMAGLLASVGVIRMHASAGWSPWWLTLTLLVLGVGQGLVVSPNQTLSLADVPLEYAGAAGGILQTGERIGTSIGIAAITGLTFRVSHSSGWDAAAQAGLLAVVGAIAVSAVVAVVDLRLAARRRR comes from the coding sequence GTGCCCCCCTCACGCCCCTCAGCCCCCACCGAGCCAGCAGCCCCGGACCACCGGCGGCTCCTGCCGACGCTGCTCATCCCCGCCTTCGTCACGCTGCTGGCCGTCTCCTCGGTCAACGTCATCCTCCCTGCCGTCTCCCAGGACCTGCGCGCCGGCACCGCCGGGCTCCAGCTCGTCGTGTCCGGCTACGCCCTCGTCTTCGGGGTCGTCCTCGTCCCGGCCGGACGCGCCGGGGACGTCATGGGGCGGGGGAGGATCTTCGTCATCGGCATGATCCTGTTCGGGATCGGGTCCCTGGCCTCGGGGCTCGCCCCCGACGTCGTCACCCTCAACCTGGCCCGGGTGGTCATGGGAGTCGGGTCCGGACTGCTCAACCCGCAGGTGGCCGGCATGATCCAGCAGTTCTACTCCGGAGAGGCCAGAGGGCGGGCCTTCGGGCTCTTCGGCGCCGTCATCGGGGTCTCGGTGGCGGTGGGGCCGGTGCTCAGCGGCGGGCTCATCGGCTGGCTCGGAGGCGACTGGGGCTGGCGAGCCTCCTTCCTCATCAACGTCCCCCTCGTGCTGCTCGGCATCTGGGCCGCGCGCCGATACCTGCCGGGCTCCGCCTGGCGCCGCCAGGACGCTGAAGGGCGCAAGGACCGTGCGGATCACGGAGACGGCGCCGAGGCGCCTCGTCGCAGCGGAGTCGACCTCGACCCGGTGGGCATGGTGCTGCTCGCCGCCGGCACGCTCCTGGTCATGATCCCCTTCATGGAGGCCTCGGCCGGTGCCTGGGTCTGGGGCCTGGAAGCGGCCGGCATCGGCGTCATCGCCGCCTGGGTGGCCTGGGAGAGACGCTACCGTGACCGGGGCGGCGCCCCCATGGTGGACCTCAGCCTCCTGGCCATCCCGTCCTTCGCCTACGGGAGCCTGGCCATCGCCGTGTACTTCCTGGGCTACACCTCGGTGTGGATCATCGTGGCCCAGTACGTCCAGGCCGGCCTGGGCTCGACCGCCCTGGCCAGCGGGCTCATCGGGGTCCCGGCCGCCCTGGCGGGATCGGTGGCGGCCGCCGTCGCCGGCCGCCGCGTCATCCGGGTGGGACGGGTCATGGTGCTCGGCGGCATGGTTCTGGGCATGGCCGGGCTGCTGGCCAGCGTCGGCGTCATCCGCATGCACGCGAGCGCGGGCTGGAGCCCCTGGTGGCTCACCCTCACGCTCCTCGTGCTCGGGGTGGGGCAGGGCCTCGTGGTCTCCCCGAACCAGACGCTTTCTCTGGCCGACGTGCCCCTGGAGTACGCGGGCGCCGCCGGCGGCATCCTCCAGACCGGTGAGCGCATCGGCACCTCCATCGGCATCGCCGCCATCACGGGCCTGACCTTCCGCGTCTCGCACTCCTCGGGGTGGGACGCCGCCGCCCAGGCGGGGCTCCTGGCCGTCGTGGGCGCCATCGCCGTGTCGGCCGTGGTCGCCGTCGTCGACCTGCGACTGGCCGCCCGACGACGTCGGTAG